From the genome of Deltaproteobacteria bacterium:
CTTTACCGGGATGATTGGACCCTGATCGCCGCCAAACCGATCGTGGGGAAGACTGAGCTGGACTTTTCAATAGACGACAAGGAAATCATACTCGTAGACGACGTGCTGTTTACTGGACGCACCGTCCGGGCCGCCATGGACGCCCTGATAGACTTCGGGCGACCGGCCAAAATTGAGCTGGCTGTCCTGGCGGATCGGGGTCAACGAGAGCTGCCCATCTGTCCCAACTACACCGGTTTAACCCTTCAGATAGGCCACCAGGAAAGGGTCAATGTCTACCTGTCCGAACTCGGTCATGAGGACGAGGTAGCTGTTGAAGTGCTGGCCTAGGTGCGTGTCGGAGAACCTTATTTTTTTAAAAATGACCACAGTATATAGATCAATTAATACTTTTAAATACTATATGTTGTGATTCATATTCAAATTTCTTGGTATTCCGACACGCTCCTAGGTGAAAAAAAGTACAAACCCCTATTGACAAGTCCAACACCGTTCAATA
Proteins encoded in this window:
- the pyrR gene encoding bifunctional pyr operon transcriptional regulator/uracil phosphoribosyltransferase PyrR, with protein sequence MSPSIQKKTVMNAEQVASALNRIAQETLAAHSNVENLALVGIRTGGAYLARRLQKLLSKKSGREIPTGIIDITLYRDDWTLIAAKPIVGKTELDFSIDDKEIILVDDVLFTGRTVRAAMDALIDFGRPAKIELAVLADRGQRELPICPNYTGLTLQIGHQERVNVYLSELGHEDEVAVEVLA